A genomic region of Fodinisporobacter ferrooxydans contains the following coding sequences:
- a CDS encoding cation:proton antiporter yields MAWQNSLVPLFWILFLSFCFQFLASKLPLLKIPTVIAYIFLGMILNNSGFLSFSTSDLHWLNGISHFGLFYLMFLSGLEVDVKMFDIRSDSGRTDTHDGKPLVIGCMMFVSTAFLSYLIARIVQQMDPHVQAWMMMLILSTTSLGIILPVLKEMKLIRSQYGQTLLTAAFLADLLTMLAISIAADIYQSGWHIRQLYVGLLLPFFIILYLMIQRIRQTSLWDKYITPNPTVKIQASLALLGLFGIVTDFVGAESLLGSFLAGILFSCFRLGEHNRLRIQLELIGYSFLIPIFFIMVGMQFHLRAFLHDSAALSWIPFLLLSAYAVKFLPTLWFGRFFGFRNVVAGGVLLSSRLTLVIVACSIGLHLGIVSTTIYEAMIIVAILTCTLSPIAFVMLQKTFTSE; encoded by the coding sequence ATGGCTTGGCAGAATTCTCTTGTTCCGTTATTTTGGATTCTATTTCTGTCCTTTTGCTTTCAATTTCTTGCTTCCAAACTTCCGCTATTAAAAATTCCTACGGTAATCGCCTATATTTTTTTGGGGATGATTCTCAACAACAGCGGTTTTCTGTCATTTTCTACTTCCGATTTACACTGGCTAAATGGAATCAGCCATTTCGGATTGTTTTATCTCATGTTTTTATCCGGATTGGAGGTGGACGTGAAAATGTTTGACATACGTTCCGATTCGGGCAGAACTGACACACATGACGGAAAACCTTTGGTCATCGGCTGCATGATGTTCGTTTCTACCGCTTTTTTATCATACCTAATTGCAAGAATTGTGCAACAGATGGATCCGCATGTACAAGCATGGATGATGATGCTGATTCTATCAACAACTTCCTTAGGAATCATTTTGCCGGTCTTAAAAGAAATGAAGCTTATTCGCTCACAGTATGGACAAACTTTATTGACTGCAGCTTTTCTTGCGGATTTGTTGACAATGCTGGCCATCTCCATTGCAGCCGATATTTATCAAAGCGGCTGGCACATTCGCCAACTCTATGTCGGTTTGTTGCTTCCCTTTTTTATTATACTCTATTTGATGATCCAGCGAATCCGCCAAACATCTTTATGGGACAAGTATATAACTCCGAACCCGACAGTAAAAATCCAAGCATCTCTGGCATTGTTGGGATTGTTCGGCATTGTAACAGACTTCGTCGGCGCCGAATCGCTCTTGGGCAGTTTTTTAGCAGGAATTTTATTTTCCTGTTTTCGATTGGGTGAACATAACCGCTTACGGATCCAGCTTGAACTGATCGGCTACAGTTTTTTAATCCCCATATTTTTCATTATGGTCGGCATGCAGTTTCATCTGCGAGCATTTTTGCATGACTCTGCCGCTCTTTCCTGGATCCCGTTTCTGCTTTTGTCAGCATACGCAGTGAAATTTTTACCGACCTTGTGGTTTGGACGTTTTTTTGGATTTCGAAATGTAGTCGCAGGTGGTGTCCTTTTATCTTCCCGTTTGACACTGGTAATTGTCGCATGTTCGATTGGACTTCATTTAGGAATTGTCTCAACAACCATCTATGAAGCAATGATTATTGTCGCGATTCTGACTTGCACCCTATCTCCCATTGCGTTTGTCATGCTGCAAAAAACATTTACAAGCGAATAA
- a CDS encoding aspartyl-phosphate phosphatase Spo0E family protein, with protein sequence MEEVVLEHVVESLRVYMMELANQTHDLGDAKVIAVSQMLDVCIVKLQRMKMTQFQHNKYHFAH encoded by the coding sequence ATGGAAGAAGTGGTTTTGGAACATGTTGTGGAATCATTACGAGTGTATATGATGGAATTGGCCAATCAAACACATGATCTTGGCGATGCGAAAGTCATTGCCGTCAGCCAGATGTTAGATGTCTGTATTGTTAAACTACAACGGATGAAAATGACACAGTTTCAACACAACAAATACCACTTCGCTCATTAA